The following nucleotide sequence is from Trifolium pratense cultivar HEN17-A07 linkage group LG2, ARS_RC_1.1, whole genome shotgun sequence.
TCTAATCATGGAAGAAGATCCGGTTTTTTATCTTTACCTATCAATTTCTTATATGCTTGCTAACTACCTTGTATTAGTAATATGTTCATGTTCATGTTCATGTTCATGGGGTTCATCGTATTTTCTTTTGCAGTCGCATATTTTCTTGCTCAATTGTGATGTTTGCTGCAGTTTTCCACTCCCACAAATGCTtggtaatttcttttctcagtTACACTCTTTGTGTTGTTAGTATCTCAGGTTCCAACCCAAcctctgcatataaaatgcaatgtctCTCTATCAACTtagttaagctcacggggacactctgtgttttttttttttttttgctgagtACAGTGAGTAGTAATTTTTACTTCATTGACATCTCTTTAACTGTTGCATCACTGCTAGAATGAACAATTAATTGTTGATTTTTCTGTATATGGTTGCTTACAGATGCTCACAAAAAATATGGTGGCATGGGAACAATACTGGTTGTCAAGGTTGGACATCGCATACACATTGTTTTTCATAGTGACATTTTGGTGCTTTTTGTTTTGACCAAGACATTTTGGTGATTAGCATCCAATTTTTACTGATCCATTTGTCCTCTTTTTGAAGGTTTCTCCAGAATCAGCCAGCGAATTTGGGGAATTGGTAGCTGATCCAGTCACTAATGAACTCTTGCATTACACAGAGAAACCTGAAACTTTTGTATGTTTCCGTGCTTGTGACGTTATGTCTTGAATTGCTGAActataatatgaaaaatgttCCTTTCTCCCCTCCTTCCATTTTCTGGCTTATGCTGTCATTTTACTTGAATGCAGGTTAGTGATCGTATAAATTGTGGTGTGTATATATTTACACCAGATATCTTTACTGCCATTGAGGGTGTTTCTTCTCAGCGGAAAGACAGAGGTAAGTGAAATATGTTAAGCCACATCCATTATTAAAGAAATATGAagtttgtatttatattttaaaatgtgaGAATCTTCATTTATGTAATTTGTGCTGGATATAAAGAAGAATAAATAACTGGAATTTGTCCTCCTGTATATAAATGGAGTATAATTTAGGTGTCATTTTACTATTTTGCAGCTAACTTAAGACGTGTCTCCAGTTTTGAAGCAATGCAGCCAGACTCAAGGTTTGTACTTGTGATAACTAAAAGTTtactatttttcaaaattttgccTGCCATGACTTTTGGAAATTAGTAACATAACCGAGAGCAATCCATGCAATGAACTGAAACTTAAGTTCTCATCAAGTATCTCAACTATTTGCATATATTTAACTATTTGGCTTAATCAAATCTCGAACGTGAACATTTGCTTCTTTTTATATACacttataaattttcaattgaCTTTTAGTATAACATTTGTTAAAACTGACAAGTAATTTTAAAAGTTATATGCTTGTCAACAATATTGGCAATTCTCATAGTTAAGTCCACCACATATCACAGAGTAAAGCATTTAAGCATGGATTTTTGCACACTCGTCGCTTACCTAGTTGACCTATGGTTTATTCCCTCAATAACTTGTTTTACTGAAATTCCACACAAACGTATTTATGCATTCAGGAATAGCAGACGGGATATGAAGCTATAATATGTGATTTTTAGTTGTAGAATAGTATTGCATCTTTTGAAATTTGCCCTTTTAGGAGGACGATGCCTGCAGTGCAAAGGTTCAACAACCCACTGTTATGCAACTTGTGGCTAGGTCTAAGTTAACACCCTAGTGGGGATTAGTCCCCCATCCAAATAATCCAAGGACAACATGTTGTCTTACAAAAGAATATAGTTTCTAGATAATCAACATTAGGTGGAATGGGTATAGTTtgatatttgaaatttgatataCGTACATTATGTAGTTCCCAAGCCTAAACTTAATATTGGTTTAAGATTCATTATTGAGGTCACATTTAGTTCAATTTAGATTCtggaaaaatatttatataaatatacatCATGAAAATACCATAGGATCTAACCAGGGTGGATGAAATGGAGGAATgcttttgagtttaattttgataaaaataatcactATTCGAGCGTAAAGACAAATTCTACTGCACAGTGATAAGTCCTGCAATGTTATATGGAACAGAATGATGGGTAGTTAAAAGCCAATAGGAAAATAATATCAGTGTTGTTGAGCTGAGAATGCTATGATGCATGTGTGGTCTGGTCACACAAGACTAGATAgtatttgaaataaaatcatTAGGGAATAAGTACATATAACTCCACCTATTATAGAAAAGATGATAGAATCTTGCCTTAGGTGGGTGTACATGTGTGATAGAACGGAAGATAATCCATCAGTGAGAACTAGAACGAGACCAAGTTAAATGCTGTAAACTTATAAATGATTCATAGCAGGACATTATGTTGCCGTTTGATCTATGTAGGTGGAAAAGACTTGTGGTTGCTCTTTTTGTAAACACTATACAGCATGAAAATAAGGATAGTTTATATGGTTTATTGTAATCTGATTCTGAAGAGTTCTTCTGTAGGAGTCTTACCGCCAATTATGTCAGATTGGATCAAGATATCCTCTCACCTCTTGCAGGGAAGAAACAGTTGTATATATATGAAACCGTGGATTTTTGGGAACAAATCAAAACTCCTGGGTAAGCTTGAGTCTTATCATGTTATATATTAATCATTTCCTTCATGTGTGAATATCGTATATTTTGACTTAATGCTTGCAGAATGTCCATAAAATGTTCGGCCTTGTATCTTTCGCAATTTCGTCACACAGCCCCCCACCTATTAGAAAATGGAGATGGTATTAAGAAAGCCTGCATCATTGGTGATGTTTATATTCACCCATCAGCAAAAGTGCATCCGTCTGCAAAGGTTAATATTCAACTCTTTTTCTTCGATATCTAGTTCTTTACCCAGAGGCTTTCAGGGTCATCTTAATTGCTCAGTTTCAGTCTTGATatgtgaaatattttttatttgcaaCAACTTAGTGTTATCAGTTGTACTTATGGTacataatatatgtaattttttatcgTTTTGAGAGAGAGGTCCAAGAAAATCTAAATGTCTTGAGATGTTATGCAAATTGACTTTTGTTACTGTAATTGAACAGATTGGTCCTGGCGTATCAATATCAGCAAATGCTCGTATAGGAGCTGGTGCAAGGCTCATAAATTGTATAGTCCTTGATGATGTCGAAATCAAGGCAAGTCTACACGTTAATTGATTTTGAAATGCATAAGCATTTTTGGagcttttaattttatatatttcatcTTTCAGGAGAATGCTGTTGTTATTCATGCAATTGTTGGATGGAAATCCTCCATTGGACGATGGGCCCGTGTCCAGGCAAGTTTTCAAATTTTAGTATTAAACTAAATTGTTCCACCAACTAAAAGgctttttttgtattttctgtTACTTGGTTTTTGAGATTGCTAAGAAGCTGTTAATAATGCATTTTTGCTGCAATAAGCAATTATTATGCTTCATTCCCATCCCATTTCTCCTGTATGACAAGCATCATGCACAATTGCACATCGTAATCCTGAATGTATACCTTTTAAGACTCGAATATATGTTTTTCCTTCAAAATATGGtaatttttt
It contains:
- the LOC123911279 gene encoding mannose-1-phosphate guanyltransferase alpha-like isoform X2, which codes for MVIAEERVVAVIMVGGPTKGTRFRPLSFNVPKPLFPLAGQPMVHHPISSACQKIPNLAKIYLIGFYEEREFALYVSSISNELKLPVRYLKEDKPHGSAGGLYNFKDLIMEEDPSHIFLLNCDVCCSFPLPQMLDAHKKYGGMGTILVVKVSPESASEFGELVADPVTNELLHYTEKPETFVSDRINCGVYIFTPDIFTAIEGVSSQRKDRANLRRVSSFEAMQPDSRSLTANYVRLDQDILSPLAGKKQLYIYETVDFWEQIKTPGMSIKCSALYLSQFRHTAPHLLENGDGIKKACIIGDVYIHPSAKVHPSAKIGPGVSISANARIGAGARLINCIVLDDVEIKENAVVIHAIVGWKSSIGRWARVQGRGDYNAKLGVTILGESVAVEDEVVVINSTVLPHKTLNVGVQDEIIL
- the LOC123911279 gene encoding mannose-1-phosphate guanyltransferase alpha-like isoform X1: MVIAEERVVAVIMVGGPTKGTRFRPLSFNVPKPLFPLAGQPMVHHPISSACQKIPNLAKIYLIGFYEEREFALYVSSISNELKLPVRYLKEDKPHGSAGGLYNFKDLIMEEDPVFYLYLSISYMLANYLVLVICSCSCSCSWGSSYFLLQSHIFLLNCDVCCSFPLPQMLDAHKKYGGMGTILVVKVSPESASEFGELVADPVTNELLHYTEKPETFVSDRINCGVYIFTPDIFTAIEGVSSQRKDRANLRRVSSFEAMQPDSRSLTANYVRLDQDILSPLAGKKQLYIYETVDFWEQIKTPGMSIKCSALYLSQFRHTAPHLLENGDGIKKACIIGDVYIHPSAKVHPSAKIGPGVSISANARIGAGARLINCIVLDDVEIKENAVVIHAIVGWKSSIGRWARVQGRGDYNAKLGVTILGESVAVEDEVVVINSTVLPHKTLNVGVQDEIIL